Proteins encoded within one genomic window of Haloplanus vescus:
- a CDS encoding ABC transporter permease — protein sequence MRWYVVRRVLWSVVATFLILSTTWGLLAITPNPAAEQMQFQAASSGGSAEAAEEAFEARRGLDRSPWARYREYMVNMATLNWGWSQSRSQPVSTAIASALPYTAIYSIPTTILSILLGLSIGLYSATNQYTKTDYAATFVAFFGYAIPNFWFAIILLLVFGVQLGWFPVVFDSDVPFLSLAMARQLVLPVIVLVTGTIAGIMRYSRAEALEYVESEFVKTAKSKGASEFRILTRHILRPAAVPLMTILVGDILGIFLAASYLVEVVFGIPGLGQLSYNAILAQDTSLVLGTTLIFTFVSVIGNLIQDVAYTVLDPRIDYGDR from the coding sequence ATGCGCTGGTACGTGGTTCGGCGGGTGCTGTGGTCGGTCGTCGCCACGTTTCTCATCCTCTCGACTACGTGGGGGTTGCTCGCGATTACGCCGAACCCGGCGGCCGAGCAGATGCAGTTCCAAGCGGCGTCAAGCGGGGGGTCCGCCGAAGCCGCGGAGGAGGCCTTCGAAGCACGGCGTGGCCTCGACCGCTCGCCGTGGGCGCGCTACCGCGAGTACATGGTCAACATGGCGACGCTCAACTGGGGGTGGTCACAGAGTCGCTCCCAGCCAGTCAGCACCGCCATCGCCAGCGCACTCCCCTACACGGCCATCTACTCCATCCCGACGACGATTCTCTCGATTCTGCTCGGACTCTCCATCGGCCTCTACTCGGCCACGAACCAGTACACGAAGACGGACTACGCCGCAACCTTCGTCGCCTTCTTCGGCTACGCCATCCCCAACTTCTGGTTCGCCATCATCCTCCTCCTCGTCTTTGGCGTCCAGCTGGGCTGGTTCCCGGTGGTGTTCGACTCCGACGTGCCCTTCCTGAGCCTCGCGATGGCGCGGCAACTCGTCTTGCCCGTCATCGTGTTGGTGACGGGCACCATCGCGGGCATCATGCGGTATTCGCGAGCGGAGGCGCTGGAGTACGTCGAGAGCGAGTTCGTCAAGACGGCGAAATCCAAGGGCGCGAGCGAGTTCCGCATCCTCACGCGACACATCCTGCGCCCGGCGGCGGTGCCGCTGATGACCATCCTCGTCGGCGACATCCTCGGCATCTTCCTCGCGGCGTCGTACCTCGTGGAAGTCGTCTTCGGTATCCCCGGGCTGGGCCAGCTCTCGTACAACGCCATCCTCGCACAGGACACGTCGCTCGTGTTGGGGACGACGCTCATCTTCACGTTCGTCTCGGTTATCGGCAACCTGATACAGGACGTGGCCTACACCGTGTTGGACCCGCGAATCGACTACGGTGATCGCTGA
- a CDS encoding ABC transporter permease — translation MSEDTFESIDWSETDTRLATLSRRDWAAALTGLALVAAFCYDYLVLPANRPTITVPVEWNVTQLDWLFVATLLALGFYAIVPLCTNRRLTAYYWREFRKNRMAVVGLVYLLVVFCIGVIGPLVLEKPTLALEQAYQPPAFTSVDSTVPVNCIGSVVDGRCQGTMAHPLGTTGDGKDILVLVVYGMQVSMKVGLISTLLVITIGTTVGTVAAYGGGLVDELLMRYVDIQLVFPAFFLYLLLTYLFGGSLFMFIVIFGLTGWGSIARLVRSEALQRAEEAYITAARGAGGGTLYIIRRHLVPNVSNSVITAATLLIPGFILFEASLSFLSLGDPTVPSWGQVIATGRSDLSTAWWVSTFPGVFLFTTILAFNFMGDALRDALDPRQET, via the coding sequence ATGAGCGAGGACACCTTCGAATCCATCGACTGGTCGGAGACGGATACTCGGCTGGCGACGCTCTCGCGACGCGACTGGGCGGCGGCGTTGACGGGTCTCGCACTCGTCGCCGCCTTCTGCTACGACTACCTCGTCTTGCCCGCGAACCGGCCGACGATTACCGTACCCGTCGAGTGGAACGTCACGCAACTCGACTGGCTGTTCGTGGCGACGCTACTCGCACTCGGCTTCTACGCCATCGTCCCGCTCTGTACGAACCGGCGACTGACTGCCTACTACTGGCGCGAATTTCGGAAGAACCGGATGGCGGTGGTGGGCCTCGTCTACCTGCTCGTCGTCTTCTGCATCGGCGTCATCGGGCCGCTCGTCCTCGAGAAGCCGACGCTCGCGCTCGAACAAGCCTACCAGCCGCCGGCCTTCACGAGCGTGGATTCGACGGTGCCCGTGAACTGTATCGGGTCCGTCGTCGACGGGCGGTGTCAGGGGACGATGGCCCACCCCCTCGGCACCACGGGCGACGGGAAGGACATCCTCGTTCTCGTCGTCTACGGGATGCAGGTGAGCATGAAGGTCGGTCTCATCTCCACCCTGCTGGTCATCACCATCGGGACGACGGTAGGCACCGTCGCCGCCTACGGCGGCGGACTGGTCGACGAACTCCTGATGCGCTACGTCGACATCCAACTCGTCTTCCCCGCCTTCTTCCTCTATCTCTTGCTCACCTACCTCTTCGGCGGAAGCCTGTTCATGTTCATCGTCATCTTCGGACTGACGGGTTGGGGGTCGATTGCGCGACTCGTCCGCTCGGAGGCGCTCCAGCGCGCCGAGGAGGCGTACATCACCGCCGCCCGAGGTGCCGGCGGCGGGACGCTCTACATCATCCGCCGGCATCTCGTGCCGAACGTCTCGAACAGCGTCATCACCGCCGCGACGCTGCTCATTCCGGGCTTCATCCTCTTCGAGGCGTCGCTCTCCTTCCTCTCGCTGGGCGACCCGACCGTCCCCTCGTGGGGGCAGGTCATCGCCACCGGGCGGAGCGACCTCTCGACGGCGTGGTGGGTGTCGACGTTCCCCGGCGTGTTCCTCTTTACGACCATCCTCGCGTTCAACTTCATGGGCGACGCGCTCCGTGACGCGCTCGACCCCCGACAGGAGACATGA
- a CDS encoding ABC transporter ATP-binding protein: MTEPLLSIRDLRTVFHTDEGLVRAVDGVSFDVDRGETVCLVGESGSGKTVTGESITRLIRTPPGEIAGGEIVFDGRDLTTLSDAELRSLRGDRIAHVFQNPQGALNPVYTVGWQIVEAIRLHEDVDEPTARSRAIDLLDRVGIPEATRRFDDYPHEFSGGMKQRVSLAMALATSPDLLIADEPTTALDVTIQNQILDLLRELQDEFDMSILLITHDLGVVAEVADRVVVMYAGKVMERGGVFDVFERPSHPYTRALLECLPGRGEGAAIGGTLPPATDPPDGCRFHPRCSYAVDACSEGEQPPACAADDDPDHVVSCVHYEPGGDPSVVRDDRETRLTDGGGEGQS; the protein is encoded by the coding sequence ATGACCGAGCCACTACTCTCGATCCGTGACCTGCGCACCGTCTTTCACACCGACGAGGGACTCGTCCGCGCCGTCGACGGCGTCAGTTTCGACGTCGACCGCGGCGAGACGGTCTGTCTCGTCGGCGAGTCCGGGAGCGGCAAGACCGTCACCGGCGAGTCAATCACCCGACTCATCCGGACGCCGCCCGGCGAGATTGCGGGCGGCGAAATCGTCTTCGACGGGCGGGACCTGACGACGCTCTCCGACGCCGAACTCCGCTCGCTCCGCGGCGACCGCATCGCGCACGTCTTCCAGAACCCACAGGGGGCGCTCAACCCCGTCTACACCGTCGGCTGGCAAATCGTCGAAGCGATTCGCCTCCACGAGGACGTGGACGAACCCACCGCTCGGTCGCGGGCCATCGACCTCCTCGACCGCGTGGGGATTCCGGAGGCGACCCGGCGATTCGACGACTACCCACACGAGTTCTCGGGCGGGATGAAACAGCGCGTCTCGCTGGCGATGGCGCTCGCCACCAGTCCCGACCTTCTCATCGCGGACGAACCCACGACGGCGCTCGACGTGACCATCCAGAACCAGATTCTCGACCTCCTCCGCGAACTCCAAGACGAGTTCGACATGAGCATCCTGCTCATCACCCACGACCTCGGCGTCGTCGCGGAAGTCGCGGACCGCGTGGTCGTGATGTACGCCGGGAAGGTGATGGAACGCGGCGGCGTCTTCGACGTGTTCGAGCGGCCGTCCCATCCCTACACCCGCGCCCTCTTGGAGTGTCTGCCGGGGCGCGGCGAGGGCGCCGCCATCGGCGGGACGCTCCCGCCGGCGACGGACCCGCCCGACGGCTGTCGGTTCCACCCCCGGTGTTCGTACGCCGTCGACGCGTGCTCGGAGGGCGAGCAACCGCCCGCCTGTGCGGCCGACGACGACCCCGACCACGTCGTCTCCTGTGTCCACTACGAACCCGGCGGCGACCCCTCGGTGGTTCGGGACGACCGGGAGACGCGCCTGACCGACGGGGGCGGGGAGGGCCAGTCGTGA
- a CDS encoding transcriptional regulator gives MESTTRERIAEVLREGPATASELSTQVGTARSAVYDHLHHVSQSIGDDEEMLVSPPTCRDCGFDGFDDPINEPSNCPECRSENIDEPAFLID, from the coding sequence ATGGAGTCGACGACACGGGAACGCATCGCCGAGGTGCTTCGCGAGGGACCGGCGACGGCGAGCGAACTCTCGACCCAGGTCGGAACGGCCCGGTCTGCCGTCTACGACCACCTGCACCACGTCTCGCAGTCCATCGGCGACGACGAGGAGATGCTGGTCTCGCCGCCCACCTGTCGGGACTGTGGCTTCGACGGCTTCGACGACCCGATCAACGAACCCTCGAACTGCCCCGAGTGCCGGAGCGAGAACATCGACGAACCAGCGTTCCTGATCGACTAG
- a CDS encoding sugar phosphate nucleotidyltransferase — MKAIVLAGGYATRLWPITKHRPKMFLPVGESTVIDTVFEDLEADDRISEVYVSTNERFADEFATYLDDSGFEKPTLSVEDTRGEDEKFGVVGALAQLIDRENVDEDLVVIAGDNLISFDVAEFVDFFEAKETPTLAAYDVGSKDRARSYGLVDLDGDRVVDFQEKPDDPKSTLVSIACYAFPAETLPLFDEYLDAGENPDEPGWFIQWIQSRQPVHAFTFDGAWFDIGTPESYLDAVAWHLDGDVRVHPDATVTDSELHGNVHVMDGAEVENSTLERTVVFPNATIRDADVRRSIIDEETRVENLDLADALIGAHSTMTNGD; from the coding sequence ATGAAGGCTATCGTCCTGGCGGGAGGGTATGCGACTCGCCTCTGGCCAATCACCAAACATCGGCCCAAGATGTTCCTCCCTGTCGGGGAGTCAACCGTCATCGACACCGTCTTCGAGGACCTGGAAGCGGACGACCGTATCTCTGAAGTCTACGTCAGCACGAACGAGCGATTTGCCGACGAGTTCGCCACCTATCTCGACGACAGCGGATTCGAGAAGCCGACGCTCTCCGTCGAGGACACGAGGGGCGAAGACGAGAAGTTCGGCGTCGTCGGTGCGCTCGCACAGCTCATCGACCGCGAGAACGTCGACGAGGACCTCGTCGTCATCGCCGGTGACAACCTCATCAGTTTCGACGTGGCGGAGTTCGTCGACTTCTTCGAAGCCAAGGAGACCCCCACGCTGGCCGCGTACGACGTGGGCTCGAAAGACCGGGCGCGGTCGTACGGCCTCGTCGACCTCGACGGCGACCGCGTCGTCGACTTTCAGGAGAAACCCGACGACCCGAAGAGTACGCTCGTCTCCATCGCCTGCTACGCGTTCCCGGCGGAGACGCTACCGCTCTTCGACGAGTATCTCGACGCGGGCGAGAACCCCGACGAACCGGGGTGGTTCATCCAGTGGATTCAGTCCCGACAGCCCGTCCACGCCTTTACCTTCGACGGCGCGTGGTTCGACATCGGGACGCCGGAGAGTTACCTCGACGCCGTCGCGTGGCACCTCGACGGCGACGTGCGCGTCCACCCGGACGCGACGGTCACCGACAGCGAACTCCACGGCAACGTCCACGTGATGGACGGCGCAGAGGTGGAGAACTCGACGCTCGAACGCACCGTTGTCTTCCCGAACGCGACCATCCGCGACGCGGACGTGCGCCGGTCGATCATCGACGAGGAGACGCGCGTCGAGAACCTCGACCTCGCGGACGCACTCATCGGCGCCCACTCGACGATGACGAACGGCGATTAA
- a CDS encoding diphthine--ammonia ligase has translation MSDDWVSLFSGGKDSSWALYRALESGRDVTRLVTVHPGDDSYMYHVPATNLASLAAESIGIDLLEITPDDLGAEAATDASAQGDAELEPLEAALRELAADGLTGVTAGAVESEFQTSRIEAMCDRLGVDLYAPLWQRDPVTLAEEMLDAGFEIRIVQVAAAGLDESWLGRRLDADALAELVDLNDTYGVHPLGEGGEFETLVTDAPHMARPIELEWERVWEGSRGHLRITDARLG, from the coding sequence ATGAGCGACGACTGGGTCAGCCTCTTTTCCGGCGGCAAGGACTCCTCGTGGGCGCTGTATCGCGCGCTCGAATCGGGGCGGGACGTGACGCGACTGGTGACGGTCCACCCCGGCGACGACTCCTACATGTACCACGTCCCGGCGACGAATCTCGCCTCTCTCGCCGCCGAGAGCATCGGCATCGACCTCCTCGAAATCACGCCCGACGACTTGGGCGCCGAAGCCGCGACGGACGCGAGCGCACAGGGCGACGCCGAACTCGAACCGCTGGAGGCCGCGCTTCGCGAACTCGCCGCCGACGGCCTCACCGGCGTCACCGCCGGCGCCGTCGAGAGCGAGTTCCAGACCAGTCGCATCGAAGCCATGTGCGACCGACTGGGCGTCGACCTCTACGCCCCCCTGTGGCAGCGCGACCCCGTGACGCTCGCGGAGGAGATGCTCGACGCTGGCTTCGAGATTCGCATCGTCCAAGTCGCCGCCGCGGGCCTCGACGAATCGTGGCTGGGGCGGCGTCTCGACGCCGACGCGCTCGCGGAGTTGGTCGACCTCAACGACACGTACGGCGTCCATCCCCTCGGCGAGGGCGGAGAGTTCGAGACACTGGTGACCGACGCACCGCACATGGCCCGCCCCATCGAACTCGAGTGGGAACGAGTGTGGGAGGGGTCGCGGGGCCACCTCAGAATTACGGACGCTCGCTTGGGTTAA
- a CDS encoding phosphoadenosine phosphosulfate reductase family protein has protein sequence MSEFPDYLDVDYTDGEGESPDDYPTLEDKIEKAIEVTRIGLEQYENPAVMWTGGKDSTLTLYFIKEVAEQFDLETPPAVFIDHYQHFDAIHDFVDHWAEKWDLDVIYARNEDVGEYVEANGLTPGDEIPISELSEHNQHHVRNILEYEDDTFPFLLDTYVGNHLLKTVALNDALEEYDIDGVISGVRWDEQEARADETFFSPRHDPDIYPPHDRIQPILQFAERDVWDAFWNYVVPDTVEGFPDEGYVPQSAEDLPNGLTQDDIPVSPKYFAGFRSLGSEVSTEKSDEEPAWLQDIENTTERAGRAQDKEDLMERLRDLGYM, from the coding sequence ATGAGCGAGTTCCCAGATTACCTCGACGTCGACTACACGGACGGCGAGGGCGAGTCGCCGGACGACTATCCGACGCTCGAAGACAAAATCGAGAAGGCAATCGAAGTCACCCGCATCGGGCTGGAGCAGTACGAGAACCCTGCCGTCATGTGGACGGGCGGCAAGGACTCGACGCTCACCCTCTACTTCATCAAGGAAGTCGCCGAGCAGTTCGACCTCGAGACGCCGCCCGCGGTGTTCATCGACCACTACCAGCACTTCGACGCCATCCACGACTTCGTGGACCACTGGGCCGAGAAGTGGGACCTCGACGTCATCTACGCCCGCAACGAGGACGTGGGCGAGTACGTCGAGGCCAACGGCCTCACGCCCGGCGACGAGATTCCGATTTCGGAGCTCTCCGAGCACAACCAGCACCACGTCCGCAACATCCTCGAGTACGAGGACGACACCTTCCCGTTCCTGCTCGACACCTACGTCGGCAACCACCTGCTGAAGACCGTCGCGCTCAACGATGCGCTCGAAGAGTACGACATCGACGGCGTCATCTCCGGCGTCCGCTGGGACGAACAGGAGGCTCGCGCTGACGAGACGTTCTTCAGCCCGCGCCACGACCCCGACATCTACCCGCCCCACGACCGCATTCAGCCGATTCTCCAGTTCGCGGAGCGCGACGTGTGGGACGCCTTCTGGAACTACGTCGTCCCCGACACCGTCGAGGGCTTCCCGGATGAGGGCTACGTGCCCCAGAGCGCCGAGGACCTGCCCAACGGCCTGACGCAGGACGACATCCCCGTCAGCCCGAAGTACTTCGCCGGCTTCCGCTCGCTCGGCAGCGAAGTCAGCACCGAGAAATCCGACGAAGAGCCCGCGTGGCTTCAGGACATCGAGAACACGACCGAACGCGCCGGCCGTGCCCAGGACAAGGAGGACCTGATGGAGCGCCTCCGCGACCTGGGCTACATGTAA
- a CDS encoding DUF5786 family protein, producing the protein MGFGSYDESEQKNQEVDADDDSEGVSVRENDHEGTVSFETDASTDDLVGRLDEMKDEDDE; encoded by the coding sequence ATGGGCTTTGGGAGCTACGACGAATCCGAGCAGAAGAACCAAGAGGTAGACGCAGACGACGACAGCGAGGGAGTCAGCGTTCGAGAGAACGACCACGAGGGCACTGTCTCGTTCGAAACGGACGCGTCGACCGACGACTTGGTCGGCCGTCTCGACGAGATGAAAGACGAGGACGACGAGTAG
- a CDS encoding DUF7110 family protein: MSGRVYRLHSTLELPLEDVQDYFEEDPDLPPEIADVNLTRRNNTLILKAVAEDENLSKYTPTAQLKASVTETRVYEEEPPRAGGPWQEEEEEIPSELVEFACFKGDRETVLQNTALQYPMFLVLRDIARMSEKGTLTAIVEEDDELGATRIVEGEDRPASVEVVENPSQSQAEKNGVDWRDNQFISD, from the coding sequence ATGTCAGGCCGCGTATATCGACTCCATTCGACACTCGAACTGCCACTCGAAGACGTGCAAGACTACTTCGAGGAGGACCCGGACCTCCCACCGGAAATTGCAGACGTCAACCTCACCCGACGCAACAACACGCTCATCCTCAAGGCCGTCGCCGAGGACGAGAACCTGAGCAAGTACACGCCGACGGCTCAGCTGAAAGCCAGCGTCACCGAGACGCGGGTGTACGAGGAAGAGCCACCTCGTGCCGGCGGGCCGTGGCAGGAGGAAGAAGAGGAGATTCCGTCCGAACTCGTCGAGTTCGCCTGCTTCAAGGGCGACCGCGAGACGGTGCTCCAGAACACCGCGCTCCAGTACCCGATGTTCCTCGTCCTGCGAGACATCGCGCGGATGTCCGAGAAGGGGACGCTCACAGCTATCGTCGAGGAGGACGACGAACTCGGAGCGACGCGCATCGTTGAGGGCGAAGACCGACCCGCGTCGGTCGAAGTCGTCGAGAACCCCAGCCAGTCACAGGCCGAGAAAAACGGCGTCGACTGGCGGGACAATCAGTTCATCTCGGACTGA
- a CDS encoding glutaredoxin family protein yields the protein MTFQPGSDLDADTVQERVDAAIEDNDVVLFMKGNRLMPQCGYSQRALELISQYVEDFETVDVLPAVDEFRDALEAHSGWETTPQTFVDGEFIGGSDILAELDERGELEAKLTVE from the coding sequence ATGACGTTCCAACCCGGGAGCGACCTCGACGCCGATACCGTCCAAGAGCGAGTCGACGCCGCTATCGAGGACAACGACGTGGTGCTGTTCATGAAGGGCAACCGCCTCATGCCCCAGTGTGGCTACTCTCAGCGCGCCCTCGAACTCATCAGCCAGTACGTCGAGGACTTCGAAACGGTCGACGTGTTGCCGGCGGTGGACGAGTTCCGCGACGCCCTCGAAGCCCACAGCGGGTGGGAGACGACACCGCAGACGTTCGTCGACGGCGAGTTCATCGGCGGGAGCGACATCCTCGCCGAACTCGACGAACGGGGCGAACTCGAAGCCAAGCTCACCGTCGAGTGA
- the purB gene encoding adenylosuccinate lyase, producing MTDLPRSDPLAAVSPLDGRYARYTEPLVPYASESALMRARVRVEVEYLLALADLDATPVTVDDPAALRDCYESFDAEDARLVKRLETEGAEGYSATNHDVKAVEYFLRTRTDESLYPWIHFGLTSEDVNNLAHRLLLKPAVEDVLVPALEDVRDQLASLARDYRDTPMLARTHGQPATPTTFGKEMAVVAARLGQTLGRVRDAADGLAGKLAGASGTYAAHDAAYPDVDWPAFAREFVTGLGLDHTPLATQVNPCDDIAALFDALRGVNNVLLDLDRDAWLYVSDRYLGQRAVEGETGSSTMPHKVNPIDFENSEGNLSKANSDLTFLADYVTTSRLQRDLSDSTVKRNMGAALGHCLIAYRKTEAGLEKIVPNEQVMREELESTPEIIGEAVQTILRREGDTEAYERVKELTRGQRVTLDDFRALFDDLDVDESVREELRALTPAGYVGRASELATE from the coding sequence ATGACCGATTTACCACGGAGCGACCCGCTCGCGGCCGTCTCGCCGCTCGACGGGCGCTACGCTCGCTACACCGAACCGCTGGTGCCCTACGCCAGCGAGTCGGCACTCATGCGCGCCCGCGTCCGCGTCGAAGTCGAATACTTGCTCGCGCTGGCCGACCTCGACGCGACGCCAGTCACCGTCGACGACCCCGCGGCGCTTCGGGACTGCTACGAGTCGTTCGACGCCGAGGACGCCCGCCTCGTCAAGCGTCTCGAAACCGAGGGTGCCGAGGGCTATTCCGCCACGAATCACGACGTGAAGGCCGTGGAGTACTTCCTGCGGACGCGAACCGACGAGTCGCTCTACCCGTGGATTCACTTCGGCCTGACCAGCGAGGACGTGAACAACCTCGCGCACCGCCTCCTCCTCAAACCCGCCGTGGAGGACGTACTCGTCCCCGCGCTGGAAGACGTGCGTGACCAACTCGCTTCGCTCGCCCGCGACTACCGCGACACGCCGATGCTCGCCCGCACCCACGGCCAACCGGCGACGCCGACCACCTTCGGCAAGGAGATGGCCGTCGTCGCCGCCCGCCTCGGGCAGACGCTGGGTCGGGTTCGCGACGCCGCCGATGGCCTCGCGGGCAAACTCGCGGGCGCCTCGGGCACCTACGCCGCTCACGACGCCGCCTATCCGGACGTGGACTGGCCCGCCTTCGCTCGCGAGTTCGTGACGGGACTGGGGTTGGACCACACGCCCCTCGCGACGCAGGTCAACCCCTGTGACGACATCGCGGCGCTCTTCGACGCCCTCCGCGGCGTCAACAACGTCCTCCTCGATTTGGACCGGGACGCGTGGCTCTACGTCTCCGACCGCTATCTCGGCCAGCGCGCCGTCGAGGGCGAGACGGGGTCGTCGACGATGCCCCACAAGGTCAACCCCATCGACTTCGAGAACAGCGAGGGCAACCTCTCGAAGGCCAACTCCGACCTGACCTTCCTCGCCGACTACGTCACCACCTCTCGACTCCAGCGTGACCTCTCGGACTCCACCGTCAAGCGGAACATGGGCGCGGCGCTCGGCCACTGTCTCATCGCCTACCGCAAGACCGAGGCGGGCTTAGAGAAAATCGTGCCGAACGAGCAGGTGATGCGCGAGGAACTGGAGTCGACGCCCGAAATCATCGGCGAGGCGGTCCAGACCATCCTCCGTCGCGAGGGCGACACCGAGGCCTACGAGCGCGTGAAAGAGCTCACCCGAGGCCAGCGCGTGACCCTCGACGACTTCCGTGCCCTGTTCGATGACTTGGACGTCGACGAGTCGGTCCGTGAGGAACTCCGCGCGCTGACGCCCGCGGGCTACGTCGGGCGCGCGTCGGAGTTGGCGACCGAGTAA